Proteins encoded by one window of Halobacteriovorax sp. GB3:
- the cobB gene encoding Sir2 family NAD+-dependent deacetylase, producing the protein MSKKNFTNIVILTGAGISAESGIKTFRDQNGLWENHDILDVATPQGFERDPELVHRFYNLRRAQLLSDEVKPNQAHFALARLEKEFNGQVVIVTQNVDNLHEKAGSKNVLHMHGELLKMRCSKSKQSFSISKDITSARACPCCLEEGNLRPHIVWFGERPFHMNEIQQALSTCDLFLSIGTSGQVYPAAMFVDLAKESLAHTVEFNTNSTDVSDKFDEHRLGKAGVEVEKFVDELLS; encoded by the coding sequence ATGAGCAAAAAGAACTTTACAAATATTGTCATTCTAACAGGGGCAGGAATTTCTGCTGAATCAGGAATAAAAACTTTTCGCGACCAAAACGGTCTTTGGGAAAATCATGACATCTTGGATGTTGCAACACCCCAGGGCTTTGAGCGCGATCCAGAACTTGTACACCGCTTTTACAATCTAAGAAGAGCACAATTACTAAGTGATGAGGTTAAGCCAAATCAAGCGCACTTCGCACTTGCTCGTTTAGAAAAAGAATTCAATGGCCAAGTAGTCATTGTAACCCAAAATGTAGACAACCTTCATGAGAAGGCCGGCAGTAAAAATGTTCTTCACATGCACGGCGAGCTTTTGAAAATGCGCTGCTCAAAATCAAAACAATCCTTTTCAATTAGTAAAGATATTACCAGTGCAAGAGCATGCCCATGTTGTTTAGAAGAAGGAAATTTAAGGCCGCATATCGTTTGGTTTGGCGAGAGACCTTTCCATATGAATGAAATTCAACAGGCACTTAGCACATGCGATCTCTTTCTTTCTATTGGAACTTCTGGTCAAGTTTATCCAGCGGCCATGTTTGTTGATTTAGCAAAAGAAAGCCTAGCTCATACAGTTGAATTTAATACGAACTCAACTGATGTCAGTGATAAATTTGATGAACATAGATTGGGAAAGGCCGGCGTAGAAGTTGAAAAATTTGTTGATGAGCTTCTTAGCTAA
- a CDS encoding DUF5329 family protein, whose product MRIITILIFSLFFMTSALGKTSKLTEEQKIQKLISAISKAKASFERNGSIHSAKEAGDHVSFKYKTATSPLFFFRSDEEITAKNFIDKIASKSSSTGEEYYIIHEESKKREKLGTWLFRKLKEINSSQSAP is encoded by the coding sequence ATGAGAATCATCACGATATTAATATTTTCACTCTTTTTTATGACTTCAGCACTTGGAAAAACAAGTAAACTCACTGAAGAACAGAAAATTCAAAAACTCATAAGCGCAATATCAAAGGCAAAAGCGAGCTTTGAGAGAAATGGATCAATTCACTCAGCTAAAGAAGCCGGGGATCATGTGAGCTTTAAATACAAAACCGCTACTAGCCCACTCTTTTTCTTTCGCTCTGACGAAGAAATAACGGCTAAAAATTTCATTGATAAAATTGCTTCAAAATCGTCATCAACTGGAGAGGAATATTATATTATTCACGAAGAGTCGAAAAAAAGAGAGAAGCTTGGAACGTGGCTCTTTAGAAAACTAAAAGAGATTAATTCATCTCAATCAGCTCCATAA
- the recQ gene encoding DNA helicase RecQ, whose translation MLLFEHAQYSMDQARLVLRDVFGHSDFRKGQSQVIEQALSGGDVLALMPTGGGKSLCFQVPSLVRKGVGLVVSPLISLMQDQVEALCEMGLKARFLNSTLTYREVLEVEREFVQGELDFLYLSPERLQNSRTIDLLKRHPLSLIAIDEAHCVSKWGHDFRPDYLKLQLLKKHFPDVPMMALTATADKLTQRDIVEELGMGSAKVYFTSFDRPNIQMLIEKRKAWKDQLMDFLDQFDEYDTGIIYCLSRRKVEEVAAYLCEQGINAYPYHAGMSQKIRAKYQEAFSLDEGVIMVATIAFGMGIDRPDVRFVCHLDMPKSIESYYQEIGRAGRDSLESTSLLLYSESDATKLINMMRNNDHGIEYAEHLKEQVETMLSLCETMSCRRQVVLDHFDEVSDEYCGNCDRCLGSLDKEDLFDGTELTIMALSEIYEANQLITSNEVIRRVLQRLNQDSTDKDLYKSWRFILRQMRSSGLIKLDADSHFQLKIRQNALAILRDEKKIYFSRSPFVKVKETRASSSKSAMGRAKTKRKKALIKNNVTDQALFEKLRDLRKKIADRKRIAAYKVFHDTALYEMAQSRPSSPQEFLSINGVGKSKLKKYGDLFMELIEMN comes from the coding sequence ATGCTTCTCTTTGAACACGCTCAATATTCAATGGATCAGGCCCGATTGGTACTTCGAGATGTCTTTGGACACAGTGACTTTAGAAAAGGTCAATCTCAAGTTATTGAGCAGGCCCTAAGTGGAGGTGACGTTCTCGCTCTTATGCCTACAGGAGGGGGGAAATCGCTTTGCTTTCAAGTTCCTTCACTTGTTAGAAAAGGCGTTGGTCTCGTTGTTTCACCTCTGATCTCTCTTATGCAAGATCAAGTCGAGGCCCTGTGTGAAATGGGTCTTAAAGCGAGATTTTTAAACTCAACACTCACTTATCGTGAAGTCTTAGAAGTCGAAAGAGAGTTTGTTCAGGGAGAGTTAGACTTTCTCTACTTATCACCTGAGCGGCTTCAGAATAGTCGAACAATAGATCTTTTAAAGAGACATCCTCTTTCTCTTATTGCCATTGATGAGGCCCATTGCGTTTCAAAGTGGGGTCATGATTTTAGGCCCGATTATTTAAAACTACAGCTTTTAAAAAAGCATTTTCCCGATGTACCCATGATGGCCTTAACGGCTACGGCCGATAAACTCACTCAGCGAGATATTGTTGAAGAGCTTGGTATGGGTAGTGCGAAAGTATATTTTACATCTTTTGATCGACCAAATATCCAAATGCTTATTGAAAAAAGAAAAGCGTGGAAAGATCAGTTGATGGACTTTCTCGATCAGTTTGATGAGTATGATACAGGAATTATTTATTGTCTCTCTCGACGTAAAGTTGAGGAAGTCGCAGCCTATCTTTGTGAGCAAGGAATCAATGCTTATCCCTACCATGCAGGTATGTCGCAAAAAATAAGAGCAAAATATCAAGAGGCCTTCAGTTTAGATGAAGGGGTCATTATGGTCGCTACAATTGCTTTTGGTATGGGTATTGATCGACCTGATGTACGCTTTGTTTGTCATTTAGATATGCCAAAAAGTATCGAATCTTATTATCAAGAAATTGGTAGGGCCGGTAGAGACTCTCTCGAAAGTACTTCGTTATTACTCTATAGTGAGTCCGATGCGACTAAGCTTATCAATATGATGAGAAATAATGATCATGGAATTGAGTATGCTGAGCACCTAAAAGAGCAGGTTGAAACGATGCTCTCACTTTGTGAGACGATGAGTTGTCGAAGACAAGTTGTTCTCGATCATTTTGATGAGGTTAGTGATGAGTATTGCGGAAATTGTGATCGCTGTCTTGGCTCACTAGATAAAGAAGATCTTTTTGATGGAACAGAGCTGACAATCATGGCCCTTAGCGAGATTTATGAAGCAAACCAATTGATCACAAGCAATGAGGTTATAAGAAGAGTTCTACAAAGGTTAAACCAAGATTCAACGGATAAAGATCTTTATAAATCATGGCGATTTATTTTAAGGCAAATGCGATCAAGTGGTCTTATAAAGCTTGATGCCGATTCTCACTTTCAATTAAAAATTAGACAAAACGCTCTGGCCATTCTTCGTGATGAAAAGAAAATCTATTTTTCAAGATCTCCTTTTGTTAAGGTGAAAGAGACCAGAGCATCATCCTCAAAATCTGCCATGGGTAGAGCAAAGACAAAGAGAAAGAAGGCCTTAATAAAAAATAATGTTACGGATCAGGCCCTTTTTGAGAAGCTTCGCGATTTAAGAAAGAAAATTGCTGATCGAAAAAGAATTGCTGCTTATAAGGTTTTCCACGACACGGCCCTTTATGAAATGGCCCAAAGTAGACCTTCGAGCCCGCAAGAATTTCTTTCAATTAATGGGGTTGGAAAATCAAAACTTAAAAAATATGGTGACCTTTTTATGGAGCTGATTGAGATGAATTAA